Within the Ostrinia nubilalis chromosome 12, ilOstNubi1.1, whole genome shotgun sequence genome, the region tgacgtttagtatggaaatgtcattttaaaacagtgtttaacaactgtgtaactttttattagaagGGGGAAAATGTTTGGTTTTAGTGTTAGcacagttttttttacataacaGTTTATGATTAGACTGTCATATGTGAATTCGACTCAGTAACATGATAAGTTACTGTATCTAAGACCGACTGACTAGTAGTTAGCTAAAGGTTATGACGTCGGTTCTACGAGTAATGAGTATAGTGAATCAGCAAGCTGGTCAGGTGAATCATCTGGATGGTGGACAGCATAAGACTGTTTGTAGTAGAAATCTTTGAGaaaggcctttatccagcagttgTATTCAAGCAAACAAAAGATCTAACCAAGCATTTATCCTAgaaagacctttgtccagcagttgaaTTGAAGCAAACAAACAGTCTAACCAAGTACTTTTACTAGGCGAGTTCATCATCGGTCGCGTGATCAAAGCGATGAACGCTAACTGGCACCCTGCCTGCTTCCGTTGCGAGGAGTGCAATGTGGAACTAGCAGACGCCGGCTTCATCAAGCATGGCGGTCGTGCTCTGTGCCACGGCTGCAACGCGCGCATCAAGACCGACGGCCTGCAGAACTACATGTGCCATAAGTGCCAGTGAGTATCCAAAATAGCCTTTTAAATAGCGCTTCTAAGAACGTCGCAGATTTATCTACCCGgtaagggatcgtaaccgtatcaactagaagcggtcagtattctttgtatgaaactccatactgcaactcacacttatccgcacctgCACCCACCGTAACACAGACAGCGCgtgaaaggcgatgacagctcgcgaaaggcgatacggtgttgatccctttctgaGGTAATAAGTATGTTAAGAGCTGTATAAAGCTCTTTTAAAAGCAGTCTTTTACCATACCACTTCTACACAACTTATACTAAGGCAACTCGTGTTATCATTAGCTAGTGTAGTTACCGAAAGATATTGCTCTAGCTGCGAGGAGTGCAACATGGAACTGACGCGCGTTTGTCTTACTGATCTTTAGGGATATTTTGAGGTACCTACGTCTCTTTACTGCCAGTAGtggaatttgttttttttttttttttataattcttttacaattttattatttttttcttagattctaaataaacctattttttccTAAAATAGAACCACTTATCTGAAAAATGAATTATTATAAGTAACAGCGATTATGATTATGTATTCTCTTTGATGAAGTATGTATGAAGAAACAATATTTGACTTATTAAAGCAACtgaccaaaaacataaataaaatttaactttttagtttttatgcaTTTTATGCGTGCTAACTTAACTTTATATCAATTAAACTATTCTGTACAGCGAAAGGAACAATCGCCTTAGGCGCAATATACTAAGAATACCGTAAGTTCGTATAAAGCTAATTTTTGGGAAAATTTGTGGGACTTTTTGGAACAGGACAGATAGACGATTTGATCTTGAACAGTGATTAGTCAGATTCTCTCACAcattctctctctttctttctaaCAGTGGCGTGATCGACGGCGAGCCGCTGCGCTACCGAGGCGAGGTGTATCACGGGTACCACTTCACGTGCGCCACGTGCGGCGTCGAGCTCGACCACACCGCGCGCGAGGTCAAGCACCGCCCCGGGTACGCTGCCAACGACGTGGTGAGTGCTGAGCCTTGCAGGCTGACGTCACAGTGACGTCATGAAGCGCCGCGGCAAGTGTACCACTTCACGTGCGGCGTCGAGCTCGACCTTGCGTGCGTCACGTTCGGTTTGCAACTACCCTCATCTTCATTTCCAAGGCACGAAGATTACCTTAAAAGCAAGGTCTCTTTCGTGTATGAGTTTCAATAAGAACTCGAcaagaaattaatattatgataGGGTCCCATTATGAGTGGCGAAGGGCGCAACATCTCTTGTTTTggattttttgtcgataaagtTTAACATGCAACAACACGTGGGTGGGTAAAGTATCGAAAGTCCGATCCCGTACTAATAATGTTGTCCGTTCCAGAACAATCTATTCTGCCTCCGCTGCCACGACAAGATGGGTATACCGATCTGCGGCGCTTGCCGCCGCCCCATCGAGGAGAGAATCGTAACTGCCCTTGGCAAGCATTGGCATGTTGAGGTGAGTGAActaaatattcaaataaattaattaacataactttTAGAGAGATCCAACTAGAAAATAACATTACATTTCATTGTTCATATCTAGTCTGTGGTGTAATCATGTtggtgattttttttaaataaaataaataatattattataaaaacaatgGGTAGTCTACTCGTGCCTAGGACACGAAGCGAAAATGTTACAACCGATCGATTTTTGTCTCGATCAACGTCAACAATACGTGGTGTAAAACATGAATGTCgtaattcaataaaaatgtgtGTTCGTTCAGTTAGAAGCCAGTCAGTGTCTAAACATTGATAAGTGATTATGACTCAACATTCATACAAGCCGTTCAGAAATTCGtcatttacttattattattctgtgattataGTAATAGCTCAACTATACCAATTAGTAATTATTactctaaatatttaaatatctttggacaatttcacacagcgccatctactaGCCAAGTCAattaagcaactaatatgccTGTGTAATGTTTCCAGCACTTCGTTTGCGCCAAGTGCGAGAAGCCTTTCCACGGCCACCGCCACTACGAGAAGAAAGGGCTGGCCTACTGCGAGCAGCACTACCACCAGCTCTTCGGGAACCTGTGCTATGTCTGCAACCAAGTCATTGCTGGTGATGGTAAGTTCGCTTTTGTAAATTAATTACCGGTTTATCAAAGGAAAATCATTTTAGTTTTATGACCTTAGGGGGGCCAacaccagcccccctagacaaattgcactttttgatcgaatcgaaaatcgaatccgtcataaGTCCATataaaaaaggcctttcgactggtttgcgattataatgtgcactttgtctagacccacagaagtCTTCCCGATCtgaatgtgaaaaaaaaaacctgtaACGTTATTTATTTGTTGTGTCATCATTACTGCAAGACGGCCCTCTGATTTACCTACCAGAGGCAAAAGGAGAGATTTGGTTGATTATAGCCAGATTGATAGAAGAGGCCTAAAGTtcgcataaaaaaatattttcccttTTTCcccctcttacgacatccacagaAGAGTGTggtcctgcccccctagacaaaacgcactttttgatcgaatcgaaaatcgaatccgtcaaaactccatacaaaaaaggggcttttcgaccacttcgactggtttgcgattataattgcaCTTTGTCTAACTGTTTGGTAGGACAGTTTAGTGTAAGTCATCTATATTTGTCACGTTTCATAATCTAAACTTTTTCTACAGTATTCACGGCGTTGAACAAGGCGTGGTGCGTGCACCACTTCGCGTGCGCGGTCTGCGACGCGCCTCTCAGCACGCGCAGCAAGTTCTACGAGTACGACGAGCGGCCCGCTTGCCGCCGCTGCTACGAGCGTCTGCCTTCCGAATTACGCCGCCGTTTGCGCCGCGCGCATAACTACACGCTAAAACGCAATTAGACGATTGTCTATTGTTCCGCgtcaaaaaaaaactaatcttGCATTAAAACGTCACAGCCCTATAGCCGCCTAACTAGTGCCGTAGTGTAAGCGTTGCGTCGCAGTGCGTCAAGTTCTACGAGTACGACGAGCGGCCCGCCTGCCGCCGCTGCTACGAGCGTCTGCCTTCCGAATTACGCCGCCGTCTGCGCCGCGCGCATAACTATACACTAAAACGCAACTAACTGGCTGGAGTGGCTGGCTGGTTATTTACTCCACgtcaaaaaaaaactaaactccGCCGCATTCACTGTTATTATGTAGAACGTCGCAACCCTATAGTCGCCTAAAGTGCCGTAGTGCCAGCGGTGCGTCGTAGCGTCAAGTTCTACGAGTACGACGAGCGGCCCGCCTGCCGCCGCTGCTACGAGCGCCTGCCTTCCGAACTGCGCCGTGCGCATAACTACACGCGGTTGTCTATTTCACCggcgtcaaaaaaaaaaaaacatccacGCATTAATAACAGTTTATCTAAAGAACGTCACATCCCTTAGTCGCCTAAGTGCTAGAAGTGCGTTACGTAGCGTTGGCAAGTTCTAAGAGTACGACGAGCGGCCCGCCTGCCGCCGCTGCTACGAGCGTCTGCCTTCCGAACTACGTCGCCGTCTGCGCCGTGCGCATAACTACACACTAAAACGCAACTAACTGGCTGGTTAGGTTATTTACTCCACgtcaaaaaaaactaaactccGCCGCGCATTCAGTTATTATGTAGAACGTCACAACCCTATAGTCGCCTAAAGTGCCGTAGTGTAAGCGTTGCGTCGCAGTGCGTCAAGTTCTACGAGTACGACGAGTGGCCCGCCTGCCGCCGCTTCTACGAGCGTAACGCAAACGGAACTAACTGGCTGGTTGTGAACGattgtattttctttttctccgtgtcaaaaaaagttaaaagaTCCGCGCGTTAAATAACCGATAACTGcccgaaaacaaaaaaaaacctataaCGTCCCTGTATGCACTGTATGCGTAGTGACTTATGGAGGAAAAATTATGGAACTCGGCCGCGAGAAAATTAGTATAGGACTTGTATGACTAACTAAAAGTAACCAACATAGCGTGCAGAACTGCCAAATTAAATGGCAGTGGGCGCGGCTCGCTCGCTGAGTAAATATACTTTAGCAACGTTGCACGATAAAAGTGCCTTAGTGCTAGCAGTGCTTTCCCGGTGCCTAGAATCCTTGCAAAGGACATCAATGTGTGCACTGCACTGATCCAAGTTGACAATATTTAGGAAAAAAGCCAACTGTCAAGTTAAATGATCTGCCTTTTTATACAAacctatatttataaatcaaagaataTGAATTATAATTCCATATATTACATTTCTaacttttataatatacatttatGTTTAATGTTAAAATGACACAATTTTAAATCTAGCTGTAAGTgtatttcttaaaataataatgcgcCTCAAGTGCCTAGATATAAAAAATGCTATTGCCGCCGCAAGCTCGGACTTAATAGCGATATGTATTAAAAGTTGAAGTGCCTACGCTATAAGGAAAACTAAAAAATACTATTGATATACATTATTGTTTAGATTTGTGCATAAACGGAATAAGATGGGCCCGTATTACGAAACGACGTTTAAAGCTTAATTGAAACCTAAGCATtctgtattgttttaaattactgAGATGTAACAAAACTGGTTTGATCTGTGGTTGACAATTTTTAGCGCCCGTTTTGTAGTACTTTATTTTATgaactaattatattttttttgttaatgaatactTTAATTAGTTTAATAATGGAATAATTTAGTAACTAAAAGTATGTGTATTTAACCATTAAAATTGCCATAttggttttaataaaaattgtatttactAAAACGCATTTTACTGAAAAActacaactaaataaatatcccGTCCacaagaataaattttaatgtcaaGTAATGTTTTGtaacaattaataaattaaaaatattcatttagcTAAAGGAAATTCAAAAACCaggtacaaaaaaaatatattaaggtcatgatgatgatgtaaataAAGAACTAATATTACAGTGGGAATGTTTATTAGATTTATTTGCTTATCTGAATTATTTCTGAACATTAATTCCAACAGTAATTAAAACAGTACATAATACTGAAATACATTAAAAGCCGTAAGTCAATGAGTAGGGTTGCACATAaacattgattattatttttatatcgatTTAATCCATACTAACACATCACTTGCaacactacataataatattttacagaagGTCGTATTGTACTCCATTACGTAAACTATCCAGTAAACTTAGTAACACTTATGTACAATAActgcaaataaatataaactgcTCATACATTTCAACAACTCACATTACaactaattatttttacagtGTCTATTCAAACATTGTGGCTGTGACTCTAATatgaataaaacaatgttttaaagACAAGTTAATTACTGCTTACAGTAAAATCTCCTAGGTGTTCATTTCAGGATCATATTCACAAGTGTGATCAGAACACATAAAAGTTCTGTGTGAGCTTCACAAACTAATTAATTTAGTTGTCTTTCTTCATCCTCGTGCTTGTCATACGGTAGATAATGGAGTCCCTGCCAGGGTCCATATCCATGATAGCATAGACAATGGCGATCAGAGTGAAGGAGAAAACAACTCCGAACCACAGGATGATGTTGAAAATGGCGGAGTAATCTGAAGTGTATTTGTCGCTGCTGAAGCTCTGAGTCTGCAAGAAGATTCAACATTATAAACAGAGAAGAAAAAAATGGTAATACTATTGCACAgctattaattttacaaaaaacttaCATCTTTCAATTTTCCTTCATTGCTAACTGAGCGGGTAACACGGCGGCTGTGAATGACATCTGTGGTCACAGCAGTTACCAGTACCGATCCATCGTATGCCTTCACAAAGGCATTGCTCAAATCTTCCAGCACATCACCTGAAATAaattttagatattttatatttatctatACCACAATTTCACTAAAATCTGTAGTTTATGGTAACTttctcataaatatttattatcttaACCCATAACCAGCCTCTGGTATCCACAGAGACCACATCTATTTGAACTTTATGCTGTGAAGATATGATTGAAaaccaattacttttttttagacCTGGTTAGGGTTAAATAGAGAAACACAGGTCTCAATGCGTCACATATGTTGATATGTTACATATGTACTCAAGGCTTGATGTTtcggcaggcctgttcatctccgcgagtttacatcgaaaacaaaacacgcacgatggcccacctacaggatactatttgacaaggcctcacatacgagcgaacattgactcacgcacgcgtattcttgagtatgatggaataaaataaagaaaatggtgtaggtactaaatactgtgcagtatttaactgcctaaataataataaaaacacagaatgtacttttttaagttgcctcaagacactgagaggtaaataagtagttaatattattcatgataatttatgctaaataatgtatttcctctgccattttccgcagtttggcacctcacgtcacatcattttaccgaagtcagccctatagcttcggcgcagtgccgatcactgacgtttgtcaacaaaatggtgcttgactcttgagacaggctaaattacaccatattgttaatgacattgagcatatatttttttaaataccttcgcgaagtaaaacttctgtacgtagtacttattaatattctgtgGTTTCGGGAGCAACACCTACTATAGACCCGTATT harbors:
- the LOC135076847 gene encoding LIM and senescent cell antigen-like-containing domain protein 1 isoform X2 is translated as MSLDNMFCTRCGEGFETNKKIVNSNGELWHTNCFVCAQCFRVFPEGIFYEFEGRKYCERDFQVLFAPCCGKCGEFIIGRVIKAMNANWHPACFRCEECNVELADAGFIKHGGRALCHGCNARIKTDGLQNYMCHKCHGVIDGEPLRYRGEVYHGYHFTCATCGVELDHTAREVKHRPGYAANDVNNLFCLRCHDKMGIPICGACRRPIEERIVTALGKHWHVEHFVCAKCEKPFHGHRHYEKKGLAYCEQHYHQLFGNLCYVCNQVIAGDVFTALNKAWCVHHFACAVCDAPLSTRSKFYEYDERPACRRCYERLPSELRRRLRRAHNYTLKRN
- the LOC135076847 gene encoding LIM and senescent cell antigen-like-containing domain protein 1 isoform X1; protein product: MPGIATMSLDNMFCTRCGEGFETNKKIVNSNGELWHTNCFVCAQCFRVFPEGIFYEFEGRKYCERDFQVLFAPCCGKCGEFIIGRVIKAMNANWHPACFRCEECNVELADAGFIKHGGRALCHGCNARIKTDGLQNYMCHKCHGVIDGEPLRYRGEVYHGYHFTCATCGVELDHTAREVKHRPGYAANDVNNLFCLRCHDKMGIPICGACRRPIEERIVTALGKHWHVEHFVCAKCEKPFHGHRHYEKKGLAYCEQHYHQLFGNLCYVCNQVIAGDVFTALNKAWCVHHFACAVCDAPLSTRSKFYEYDERPACRRCYERLPSELRRRLRRAHNYTLKRN